In Athene noctua chromosome 11, bAthNoc1.hap1.1, whole genome shotgun sequence, the sequence CATTGCCAGGCTCTGTCCTGTGCCCCAGGAGAAATGGGGCAGCTGGCAATGACGGGAGAAGTGGGAATCCCCAAATCCACCCACCGCACCTGGGGCATTCCCTCCACAGCCTCCCAGGTGCCAAGCACACTGCTGGCAGCCCCTGAAGCCCTCCCAAATCAGACATGAGGTCACAGCAAGCAGTCATCACACAGCCAGACAAACGGGactttgttttcatgcaaaaacATCTCTCTCTCTGGTTATAAAAATACTCATTGCGTAACGGGATAGCAGGGGCTCCTGGCTGAGTGGATTATGCCTGGAATGCACAAAACTTcgcaaaaatgaaaacaggatttGAACAGCTCCGTCGTGGGGGTGCACCGCTGCTGGCATCCCTGTTTGTCACCCATCTGCTGCAGGAACACAGCCTTGGGCAGCCAAGCTGGCAAGGCGCCTGCAGAGCGGGAAGCTTGTCCTCCGAAGCAGCTGCTCTCCACCTCTGAAACCCTCAGCCCAATTTAGATGCTTGCCAGGAGGGGGAAGCATTGCTGGCTCCAGAGATTAGAAGAGTTTCAGGATCGGGGGATGGGGTTCAGGCAGCAAAGGGTATGGCTGTGACTGAAGTACATTTTAGGACACATGTGCATGTGGTATTAAAAGTAATCTAAATATATGTGGGTTTCCTTCATTTCTTATAGGCATCACAAGTTGCAGACAAGTCTGCCTCACCTGCACACTTTAAGAGCAGCACTACCTGAAAAGCCTCAGTAAGATGATGCTGTGGTAGCAAAAGATGATGGTGCACGTCCTTACAGCTCAATTTCTGTTTGATGATCCGCTCTGGATCTAATAAGGAAGAGCAACTCAAGATTTACTGAGATTAGAATTTGTCTAACAATTTCCTCCTGGGGTCAATATGTCAAATAAATGTCATTAAATATTTCTATAACACCAACATCTGAGGGCTAATGCAGTGCTCTTGTGCCAGCCAGCATGCACACTTCcagaaaatgacatttcttcCCTGATGCATGCACTGTCATCGGCTGTGTCACTGCAGATTTACCCCAAGCAGACAGTCCAGCCTTgcaccagcctcccagctgcagccctgctgccatgAAGAGGATTCACACCTATGGCCACCACAGCAGAGCTTTCAAGCAAGCTATGAATTTTCATCCTTGGCTATGGGCTAATTTGCAAAAGGAGGAGTCCTCAGCACTGGGAATCCTCCAGATTTCTCCACTTTTCCACCCTGGCTCCTGCAGCCACCTGGTGAAGCCACAGccaccatccccagcagcactgctggcaaGCTGAGTTCTCGGCTGGAGTTTTGCACCCAGAGACACACTGTGGGTCAGCCACAGCCTGCCTCTCCTCGTGCCTCCACAGCAGCAAAGCTCTCTGGAAAGAAACTTTTTGGGGATAAAAGGAGCTGCAAGGGGAGTACTAGGGGGCCAAGCAGCTGACAAGTCCTCACTGGGGTCTGCACCGGCCACTGCTGAGGCACAGGAGAGGAGCTGAGCCCAGAGGGCTTTCAGGAGGAACGCTGCCCTTTGGGCTGCTGGCAGCCAGGGTGGCTGAGCGCACACAAACCCTGCCTGTGTGCCCAGCTTTGCCCGCTGCAGAGGGCACAACGGCCCCTTTCAGCCCCGGCTTCGGGAGGAAAGGTCAGGAAGCTGCTTCTGTGCATGAGCCCCGTCCTCCCCAGTGGCATGAGACGAGTATAAGCATCTCCATGAAGGGCTCGAGGGAGCAGAAGAAAAGTAGGGCCATGATTGCCCCAGtccagctgcagcccctctgAGCCCAGGCTCCTCGAGCACCCTTGTGCCGGGCTGTTTCCCTGCAAGTCACGCGCTTGCCTCCATGGCTTCCGATTCAGGGAGAGAGGGGCCAGGAGGAGGGAGCCAGCACAGCCTGCTTTCCCTCTGCACCGCCAAGGAATTTCTTTTGTGTGGAGCCGGGGTTGGCGCAttccagcagagcagctcctgcatCACCGCACCAAGCAGTCGCCTTAGCACCCCTGGGGCAGGAGCCCTCCCGACAGAGTCAGCATGTCccagggcacaggcagctccTGCGAGAGTGAGTTGAGTCTGGCACTGTGGTCACAAGGATTTAAGGGGCTGTGTTGTGCTCAGAGAGTCTGGCATAAAACAATTTATGTGCACAGCAACACTGGGCATGATCACGGTAACAGATACATCCAGTCCTGGACACGACCCAGGCTTTCTCTGAACATCCCAGCAGATCCTCCCCTGGAGCTGGGCAAACTGGGTCTTCTGGAGTCCACTACACAGctaattcttaaaataaaaaaagcctatGGAAAGCCATATCCCTGGCATTTTTCGTGTGGACCAACTTGgaaaacttcatgaagttcagcacTTCTGGTAGCTCTACTACGGCATAATGCATTTTGGTATTCAAACTCAAGCTGGCCAATGTTTGTCTTAAGAGAGCATTACCTGTAGAAGCATGTGTTCTGAGGACAGGAGTGTACCATGCTCATGCATTCATGTTCCCCAGGGGTTTAAAAAAAGCAGGCCCATGTTGCTGAAAGGCCGCAAGAGGAGGGACCTCCACAGGCTGAGACCTCTCTGGAGCCAGAAGCATGGTGTGGGGCAGTGAGATGGGAGCCTCTGTGCTGAGAGATGTACCCACAGTTCTCCTGAAAATCCTCCTCCCTTGGATAAACTCTGAACCAGCTCCATGACTCTGAGCAAACTTCTGACAGAGACAGCAGCCCACTGGGAAAAGGGGGGggtgaaaagtaaataaaatagaaatgctCCAGCACCCTCCCAGAGCTGTCACTGCACTCCAGCGGGTCCAGACCCTGGACACCAAGCAGACTCCAGGCACAGTAAGCATGCAGCTGGACACAGCATCACGTGTCCACACAGGGATGGAGGAATTCACAAACCCACGCTCTGGGGTGGCAGAAGTAATTAATGCAAATTCATAGTTAGGTAAACACATCTAGAGAAAGCTGCTCTGGCACGGGGAACTAATATCCTGTTAAACCAGTTGAAAAGGTCACCAGCAATCAAGCGACACTCCCTCGTGCCAGTGTTGACAGGACACCAAGACAGACGGCTTAGAGCGGGGAAGTCTGTGCAGCGTCCATGTGCCAGCGTGCAAACTGCAGCCAGCTCAGCCTGCGCATGGACACACTCTCTCCAGCTACACTCTCTCCACAACACTTTTGCGCTCCTATGAGCGGCCCTGGGCTTTGGGaaagctgcttctctgccttcacaacagccccagggagggctgggggagcacaCAAAAGCAGCCAGGGGTGTTGAGCTCCTGTCAGGTTTCCCAAAGCAATCACAGCCCTGCTGGGGAAGGCTGCCTCCAGCTTGGGGCTAACTGTAGGCTGGGGACCATTTTGAGAGCACATTGTATAAATGCAGAGGCAAGAAAGGAGATGCACATTGGTTCCTTTGGCATGGGAGCTCACTGCCCCGGGGAGCCTTCCCTTGCCACGTGTCTCTGCTGCTGATGGTACAGATATCCCAGCACAAGCTCAGCACAAGGACATGCTGGGGCTGAAAAGCCTCCAGGTGATGCTCCAACAAGAACAAGGAAAGGAGAGAATAAAATAGCTCAGAACACACTGCTCATCctatgtatttaattttcagtggatAACCTGAAGCACAGAGGAGCTGCTGGCAACTCAAGGCTGTGTGGGCACAGAAATGGGTCTCTGGCTGCAGAGGTGCAAAGAAAAGGCAAGAGCTGCCAAGAGGGAGTGCCAGGACTGAGACAGCCTTGGGTCAAAACACACTGAGAATGAGGCACAAACTATGCATGAAGCTCTGCACCCCAGGGCCCAGGTGCTCCTCTGGGGTGCAAAGTTTCTGGGgtgctttctcctccttcccagcagggAAACTTGGCTTCTGTCCCGGGACCTGGGAACAGAAACCACCAGGGCTGCTGTGCTTCCTCGAGGCCCACAGTGAGCAGGGCTTAAGGAGAGGAGCTGAGCAGGAGCTCTTGCCCCTCTCAGCACACTGCAGCTTCTGCAAATGGTCTCTGGGATTACCTCCAAAATTAGTGTCCTAAGTGAACCTGAGCAGCCAGGATCTGGTCTGCTCTGGCAGGGAATGGAGCCAAGCAATTTCAGAGTCCAAAACTattgaattttgtttttctaaaaaaaatactttgcaaagaAAGTGCATTTTCAAATTACTTTGTTCAGCAAGATAGCCATGTGTCTTGCACAGAGAAACTGCATAGTCCAGTGAGACTCCAGCTGTATTTGTCTAAATCCACAAGGAGAACTTTATGCTGTGctcaaaatgacatttttctggtGCCCAGCCCCAATATGAGCCTCACTGTCAAGTCTGTTTCTTGTGTGAAATGGAGCCACTTCCAGTGTGTTATTTGCAAGTGCTCACGGATCTAAGCACAAAAAAGGCCAGGATACCCCAAAAGTTGGGTACATGTGGATTCTTTCTCAAAGATACAAAACTTTAGTTTCCCTTCAGGTTGGCAGCAGGACTAGAAAGTAGCAGGTtgtgaggaggctgaggggtgcaAGGAAGAGCAAGGCCCCGTGGCGGGGCATCCTTGGTCcggcagcagagctggaaaccCAGCAGTGGCTGCAGACACACCATGCCTGCACTGCACAGAGGATGCCTGAGGCATTGCAGAATCCTTCGGCAGGTGCTTGTTACCCCTTGTCCACAGTCACCTGACTGAGGAATCCCGACCACGTTGCAAACACCCAGCAATAACAGCCCCCACCCCCAGTACCTCCTGCCCAAGCCCTGGAGATGAAAGACAGCCCAGCTCCCTGGTGTTACAGGCACCCGTGTGATTGCACAGGACGCATCCAGCCTGGTCAGTGCCAGGCACCCGTGCAGCATCAAGCCCCCGAGGAGAACCCACTGACTGCAAAGCCTCAGAGAGCCAAGGCGGGGGCTTACCCAGCAGAGCCTGGAAGAGTTCACTTTGGAAGATGTGTGAGACTTTTCCAATGGAAGCCTTTAGCTCCTGCTCCTCCGGGGACTGCAGGGTGCTTTGGTATCTGGTCAGAATTTCCACTGCCCGTTCAGTGTCTGCAAGAGATGACACAGAAGTAACAAGGTATTAACACTGAAGGATGAACAGACATCATCAGGGAAGGCTTGAGTGCAGTCTTGGAGCAGCGCAAAGGGCTCACCTGGATAATGCCTCAAGTCGCCCTCCAGCTCAGCAATTTTAAGCCAGACAGGCACAAAAGCAGCCTCCTTCCACATACCTGTAAGAGCTACTCCCTGGTGTGAGGTGCAGAGGGGCCATGGCAGAGAGCCAggcaggggctggagggggggggtggttCTGCCTGTTGGCCCACCTCAACCCTGAAAATCAGGGGCTAAACCCAGGTTGACTCACCTCCAAACCCTGTGGCACAGGGCAACCTGAGAACCTCTGCCAACTCCCAGGCAGAGAAACCGTTCAGGAGCTGGACACATCCTGGATGCACAGGGCTGTGGGTACTATTGCAGGAGTTGTAGTCTCCCACGTGGGGCCAGACGGCTGCAGCAAAGCTGAGCACAGCCCCACTCATGTAGTGCATGATATTGTGAACAGCTCAGCTGCACAAGTGACAAAACCTGGGTTTCTACAGGGCAAAGTGTAAGAATTGCTCCATGCAGCCAGCAGCCTTGGGTCAGCAGGAGATACAGTGGGAAAGGAACACGATGCCTTGGGGTCGGGAAGGAGGAATGCTGGCCGGGAGGGGAGCTGGAAGCTGCCATAAAGCAACACTTTGGTTGAAGACGGGGCTCACCATAGCTGTGAGACAACCTCAGACCTAAAATAGCGGAGCCATGATCTCTGTGTCACAACACATCCATGCCTCTCTGGGCAGATGCACGAAGGTGCCAGTCCAGCTCCAGTCCAGCTGTGACCCATCTCTCAGGCGGGTGGGGAGTTCCCGTGGACCTTGAGCCTGTCCCAGTCCTATCAGTGAATATTTCCCTTTGTCACCCAGGCAGCCGGCAGACAAAGAGCGTCTGTGTGAGGAGGCGGGGGAGCTGTCCCGCCACTGTTGGGGACTCATCTTTTAACCCAGGAACTCATGCAGAAAAGATGACCCTGCTCATCTCAGGACTCTCATCAGGGAATTCAGGTCACTGAACAAGGGGGCCTGTGTCTGTTAGGGTGCGTGCCACCTGCTCGCCCAGCTCGCCCAGCCAGCTCCCCTCTGCTGAAAGGGGAAGGGGGTCCTGCCTGTTTCACTGGCCCACACTGACTCATCGTGGGAGCACAACAGAGAAAGGAGCCTCGAGAAGTGTGAATAGCTCCAGATCAGAGCTGGGCTCCACGCTGACGCTGGGAAAAGCAGGAACTTCCCAAAGCTCCAGATTTATTGGGCTTTACTAAGGGCTTTCTTTTCTGCAAGATCAGACAGTGGCTTCAGACACTGCCCAGCATCCCGCAAGCGAGGTTGAGTCATCTTCGCCTGGTCATTCCTGACCTTATCAGCACAAGCTGAAGAAGCAGGTGGAGAATGAGGGCCACCACACTAGCACACAAAAACTGCAAACCTAGTGTGAACATCCCCCCCCAGTCCAGGTTGCACAGAAAGAACAGCACACACCCTGCACTGCTGGCCACCAGCACCGGGTGACAGCCAGCCGGGGCAGGGGAACACTAGTCCTGGACCACCAAACCCAGGGAAGGGCTGTGTCCCTACCGCAGGGGACAGACCAAAGCACCCGAGAAAGAGCACGTAGTGTCTGGGGCCCATCTCCTTATGCCTCAAGGCGTAAGTCCCATTTACAAGGGATCCTGCCCGCAGGACCCACCCCCTCATACCTGccctccccacagcacccaggggtgctgcaaGCAGAGCATCCCATGGCCGCCCGCTCCGAGCCACGGTGGCACTAGGACGTGTCCCGCAGCCCAGGGAAGCCGGAGCACCCGGTCCTCAGGTCTCAGCCCCGCGGGTGCaccgggcagggctgcccggcccggggcggggagggcgggagCTGCCCAGCAGGAGCGGGAGTCACGGGGCGCGATCCCGGTGCCGGTACCGGCAGGGCAGACACTTGTTGAGCGCGGCGGGACGCGGTGCCcggcgctgcaggcagggcaagGGCGCTCCTTACCTTCCCGGCGGATCATCGCTCCGCCGTggccggcggccgcgctccggTCGGTGCCAGCCCGCGAACGGCcgagccgccgcccgccccgccccgcgggaaccggccgaggagccgccgccccccggcaccgCCTCCGGGAGCGCCTCGTCGCCGAGAGCTCTCCCGCTGCTTCGACCCGCCCTGGGGCGCGGCTGCTCGGGAGCCCGCCGGGCCACCGGGGCGGCTCGGCCTGCGCACCCCGCCCCGGGAGCCCCGGCGGGCACGCCCGGCTcggcctcccccctccctccctccccgctgcgGAGGGCCCGGCCCGGAGGAGCCGCCCGGCCGCCGGCACCGCTTCCCCGGGCCGTCACTAGATGGCACGGACGCGCCGCGGATCAGCGCCCGCCCCGGGCCGGTACCGGCTGGGCGGcgcctgccccggggccggcggggaacGGTAGCGGGGTGCAGGGGAGcgggaaagggggaaggaaacACTTATCAGACCTTCCGGGCCTGTCTACCACTCCGCTGATTTATTGACATAAATAGGCAGGAACAAGTAAAACCGACCCGATCCTCCTTTTCCAAGTTCAAGGCCCTGCTGCAAAGTGACCGACGCCGAGTgtctccgcccccccccccccccccccccccccccccgcacacctcCGCCACCTCGCAGCAGCAGGAGCGGGACCCTGGTCCTGCCACCCCCAGGCACCCTccacctccagcccctgctccctctccccccaggAGCAACACGCAGAACTGCTGCGTGGGGTGCCAGCACCCTGACATGCCAGCAGCAACAGGGGCAGGACTTGTGTCCAGCATTGGGGTGGGAAAAGCTCAACTCCCTCTCCATCTTGTGACAAGCCACCcgccccccatcccacccccttTCCTATTCCTCAAGCCACGGGGGAGCAGGGCAGTGCTCGGGGGAGCGGCGCTTTAATCAAGATTttccagcactggctgcagagctggtgcTAAGAGGCAGAGGCTGCCCTTCCCAACCAAATGACGACTCACACCCCCCTAGTCTCCAAACCCCAGGGGAGAAGTCTTAGCCCCAGCACCACTGGATAGATACTCAGCCCCCAGGCACAAGCCAGCCCCAGGAAACCCCTGCAAAGGCTCCAGTTCCTCCAGTGGGAACTGGGAACCCAGTTCCAGGTCTTTTCAGCTGTACCACACAAGGCACCAGGAAGGCTGTGGGGAACGGGAGGTTCAAGGAGGAGTCTGCAAAGGAAAGGAGCCTCAAAGCTGGCCTGAGAAATGCTGCCCATGGGAGCTGGGCAGGTCTCTGGCTGCCCCTCCCCATGGCTGATGCAGGCCAGAGGGTCACTCTTGCATCAAGCTGTTGATCTTTGTGAGCAGCACATCCGTCTCGGACTCTggggagacagagagaaaaaaccaGTCATTGCTGGCAGCCACTATCCCACAGcaacaggcacagccacctgAAAAGGAGGTTTGAGGAGACTCGGGGAATGTAGGATTCCCCAGCACTGTCCCACAGGGCTGTTTGCTAAGGGCAGGACAGGAACTCCCTGGGCTGGgattcccttccctccctccagccaTCCCAAACTGCTCTGTCATGTTCAGCTGGAGAAAGCTGCCTGCCAGCCAGGGAGAGTCCCACAGGAACAGCCTGGCTCCGAGGGAGGGAAGCTCACATCTGTGCACACTCACCCGCTGGCTGTCTTCTCTGGGAGCATTTCCTGGGAGATGGAATAGGATTGATGTTAGCATGTCAGTCtggcttcccccttccctcccccaagCTCCCAGCTGAAGACTGTGGGGCCCCACAGGACAGTCAGTCCTGCTGGGATCTGCTCTTGACATTGGTAAAGGAGCAGGGCCAAGGTCCCCCAGACTCAGCCCACCAAGCCCTTGGCTGCACAGCAAGCTAGCCAGTGTGACCTAAGGCATCAGCTGCTCAAGGAAGGGTCAGGTGAGATTTTTAGCTGCAGCCTGGTGATAAAAGCTGTTTCCACACACTGCTGTCTCACTCAGCTAGACAGGAGAGGGCCCCTCAGGATCTGAGTCCAGAGAGGGGTGGCAGCAGATACAAGTGGGTTTGGGTATGTACCAGCCACCCAGGGCACACTACAGCCACCTCCAACAGACCAGCCCCAGGAGGGCAAAAGGGATCAAACGTACTTCAGCAAGAGGAAGGCCCAGAGGATGGCAAGGAAGGAAGCGCAATCTACAACAATCCAGATCATGAGGTAcgtgctgctgggctgcaagGCAACAAGACAAGCCATGAACAGCGGCCAGGGGTGGTGTGGTGGTGGCACGGTCCCTTCTGTTTCCAtgccagcacagcactgagcaAAAGCCACCCTCCAGGCAGCTGGCTACCCAGGGCTGCTGCAGAAAGGGACCCACAAGTGCCTGAGGCACAGGGCAGGCTGAAGGATGAAGGGGTCACTTACAAGCAGCCAGATAGGGTGTTTCATCTCCTTCAGCACCTGACAGGCATTGGTGGTGACAGAGCTCACCCCAGAGCACCACAGCACAGAAAAGAGCCAGGGCTGGTTCACCACATACAAGTTGACAGAGATGTTGTCCTGGCGGTATTGCCTGCATAGGGACAGCAGTGGTTAGAGCAGCAGACAGCAGGGTGCCAGCACACTCGGTATACAGCCAGAGAGGACTCTATCTGGGATGTGATCCAGCATTTGCAGCCACACGGAGCAACTGTCTGGAGAGCCAGACCCAGGGCAGATTTGCTGGCAAGGCAGAGGACTGCAGCCAGCTCCATCCCCTGCACCAGCCCTGCCTGATAAGGCATGCTTGTCCGCAAGGCTGTAGCACACACCCAGCCTTTCCCAGCAGTACACCAGCACTCAGCCTCAGCTGGCccctgggacagagctgggacagtgCCCAGGCCCCACAGCCCATCGCTCCCAGGCTCTTGGGCACAGGGCTTTCTACCTGATCTCCTCAGAACTCATGTCCTGGTAGGGCAGATTGACATGCAGCAGTGGCTCCTTCTCATTCTGGAGTCTCTTCCGGCCATAAACTTGCTGAACGCCTGGGGCTCGTTGTTTGACCTGCTCCCTGAACCCATCCGGCAGCCAGAGGACCTAAGCAAGAGCCAGGGAGCACATGcagaggagaggtgctccagAGAGCTTGCTCTCTTCTATTTCCCTTCAGGTCCAGGTGCACATGGCCTGCTCAGCAGCTCTTAGCTTCTCCATGAGGATCTCAGCCAGGACAGTTTCCCAGGAGCTTGCCCCAGCCAAGAAGCAAACACAACAGACCCCACAGAGGGGAGAAAGCAGTTCCAGCCTAATAAAACTGCAGCAAGTTGTGTCCCTTCTAGGTCCTTGAATGGATCAAGCACTGCATCCCTTTGGCCTCAACTCTGCAGCAAGAATGCACCTTGGATCAGCATTACAGTACAAGCCTTcgctgtgtcccctcctgctcTACATTCCAAATAACCGAGAAGGCAATTTAGGTGCTAACTCATCCCCTCAAGGCAGCACGTGTTTTGTGCTGCAGAGGTTGGATGAAGTGCAAAGGCAACGCAGGAGGTTGCAGCTGGAGTGCAAGAGCTGCAGGGAGAGGTGTGGCACAGTGTGGGGAGGTGGAAGCCTGAGCattattttcctgctcttgctaGCTAGCGCTGTTGGTCCCCTCCCTAGACTGAGTCACTGTTTACACACAAGGGTAGCCagtgttgcagaaccagagtatTTGGACAAGTCTGAAGGCATTAACCCCTAATTATTGGCAATTTCTCCCAACCTAGAGGGGCAGTTAGGTCTGGACAGAGTTCCCCAGCAGGGATCACACATAGGGACGTGGTGTATTGGGGTGACAGGGATGCTCAGTGGGGTTGGCAGGGCACCCCCCATCACAGCAGGGGTGTGACAGCACAGCCCAGCAGTGGTGGGGTGGTGGCCAGCTCACCTGCTGTAGTGGGATGCCTGACTGTAAGATCACTTCCAGGGTGGCATTTACAAAGCTCTGGTAGTCACTGTGGTTCTCAGGCCGGAGGTCAAACATGATGGAGATATTGCTCTGCTTGGCTGCTTCTAGTGCCTGTTCCAGGGATGGGATCCTCTGTTTAGTTGCCTGGTAGCGATCACCAGCAGAAAGACTCTGCACAGTGGGAAACGGCTTCCGCTGCAAGGGTGAGACTTAGTTATCATAGGCAGACCCCTGTAAGCTTCTACCTCCCAAACTGGTGCCTGGCTCTGGCTCTCAAGTTTCCTGCCGTGGCTTCTCCACATGCTCTCCAGTGCAGACAGGCAGAGGGCACCTATACCCTTCTCCCCACTAACAGCACAGTTCAAGCAGCCGTAACACCTGTGGACATTCAGAGCAGCTGCTCAGCAGTTGGTTAGTCACCTTGTGGAAAGAGCCTTGCCACAGCTGCCTCCAAGTCCAGGCAGGCTATGCAGCTCAGAGCAAATTTCTGAGACATCTCCCCTCAAAGCAGCCTCCTCCATGACTCAGCTAACAAACCCCAGCTTGGGGCATAACCACACCCAGAGGATTCATGCAGGCATGGAAGTGCTTCTGCACCCTGTCCAGGTGCCTGCCAGGACCAGCACTCCAGAGGGAACCTTCCCCAGGGCAAAGGCTCATTTTtcacccacagacacacacattcCTGACCAGCTGCCCTGGGGGCATCCTCACCTCTAGGAACCAGCTGCCAGCATCCAACTGCTGGAGGTCTGTCCAGTTGAAGGTGGTGCTGTTTAGGGCAGCTCTTTCAGGGAACACAGCCTGCACGTTAGTGGTCCTGAGGAGTTCCTCATCGTGCATGAGGAACGGGACCCCATCAGCACT encodes:
- the GDPD2 gene encoding glycerophosphoinositol inositolphosphodiesterase GDPD2, with translation MADSPGCCRPCSTCLLCLYSCQWITAKKEKKKGLRTTKCDYSWFFFLFCVFLFTLVWLYFAIIILNDFHNFNEFIFKQRKLWLDWSLVLLIATAVLITYSAVLLVLALCLQLCGQPLKLHWLHKTLLILTALTVAAAFTGLGIKWAEEWRSARISLQATGPFLHIGIVGGMTLLAWPLASFIYRTRNTGLKVFLLLVYCMVMIALYLAPLGITSPCIMEENQLPPKPALVGHRGAPMLAPENTLMSLHKAVDCDVQVFETDVMVSADGVPFLMHDEELLRTTNVQAVFPERAALNSTTFNWTDLQQLDAGSWFLERKPFPTVQSLSAGDRYQATKQRIPSLEQALEAAKQSNISIMFDLRPENHSDYQSFVNATLEVILQSGIPLQQVLWLPDGFREQVKQRAPGVQQVYGRKRLQNEKEPLLHVNLPYQDMSSEEIRQYRQDNISVNLYVVNQPWLFSVLWCSGVSSVTTNACQVLKEMKHPIWLLPSSTYLMIWIVVDCASFLAILWAFLLLKKCSQRRQPAESETDVLLTKINSLMQE